GGTTTCGCACATGCCGCAGATGCTTTCGTCGACGCTTGCGGCGAGCATGCCGGAGCGCCTGGTGAAGCCTAACTACCAGCATTACGCAGGCCGTGCCTTTAGAGACATGACGCGCATTGCCGCCTCTGGCTGGAACATGTGGCACGATATAGCCGTCACTAACCGCGACCAGACGGTGCTTGCTCTTAAAGAAGTCCGCGCCGGAATCGACAAGACGGTGGAGGCCATGGAAAATTTGAAGGTGGTGTGCGACGGCAAACCCGCCGCTGATGACCATTCTGCCGAATTGGAAACGGTTTTCAAGGCCGGTAACGATGGCCGTGCAAGCCTGTTTGCGCCGGGCCGCAATGCCGCTGCCGCTTTCTCCGAAATTACGGTGCCCCTAAAAGATGTACCGGGTGCGCTGTTGCAGGTGCTGCAACCCCTAGCCGACAATAGTTTGAATATTCGCGATATAGAACTCATGAAGGTTCGCGAAAATATTGCAGGCACTTTGTTGCTTGCGTTTAAGACCCCTGAAGAGGCCCGCCGTGCCATGCAGATTCTGTTGCAGCTTGGCTACGACGTAAAGGAACGCTAATGGAATTTGTTTTAAACCCCGACCGCGAACGCATGGAGCTTGCGCTGGTGATGGCGCTGCTTGTGAATGGTCGTACCGTTTTTGAAGATTTCTCTTTTGCCGCAGGTGTAGAACCTTTTGCCGAGGCCCTCAAGGAATTTGGCCTGAATTATATGCAACAAGGCCACCAGCTGGTGCTTGAAGGCAAGGGCTTTCAGTATGCGCTCCCGAATATGCTCCCGATGGATTTGGGTGAATCGCGCTGCGTGATGCTCTGGACGCTTGCCTCTAAGGATGTCGACCAGATTTATACCTTTGCCGCCGAAAATGACGAAGCGGGAATAGCAAAGGTTGCGCTAGCCAAGGAACTTTTGCAGAAGTATTTCAAGGTAAAGTCTGTCGACGATGAACCGGCGAA
This genomic window from Fibrobacter sp. UWB5 contains:
- a CDS encoding prephenate dehydrogenase/arogenate dehydrogenase family protein, yielding MRITFVGFGLLASSVAAAIKQAKLPTMVRAVSSPATLARAKELGLADEFFGYDEIKDWVPGSDVILLCAPILHILKTIENLSQMDLSLLDAQKQILVSDIGSTKVEICKAGAKLPKPFVFVGSHPMAGSEKRTLEYNDPSIFENAYWFVCPPEGVDESVYKPLLNLISFVGANAVVFPPEHHDRTMAWVSHMPQMLSSTLAASMPERLVKPNYQHYAGRAFRDMTRIAASGWNMWHDIAVTNRDQTVLALKEVRAGIDKTVEAMENLKVVCDGKPAADDHSAELETVFKAGNDGRASLFAPGRNAAAAFSEITVPLKDVPGALLQVLQPLADNSLNIRDIELMKVRENIAGTLLLAFKTPEEARRAMQILLQLGYDVKER